In the Deltaproteobacteria bacterium genome, one interval contains:
- the lepA gene encoding elongation factor 4 — protein MDTARIRNFSIIAHIDHGKSTLADRLLEQTGAVSPREMAEQFLDDMELERERGITIKARSVRLAYRARDGRDYVLNLIDTPGHVDFSYEVSRSLAACEGAILVVDASQGVQAQTVANVYLALDHDLAIVPVINKIDLPSAEPEKVRHQIEEIIGLDASRAILASAKEGVGTEDILEAIVRDIPPPRGAEDAPTAALIFDSWFDPYHGAVVLVRVFDGTLRKGQRIRMMSTGKEFLVTRVGVLAPRAVEVPELGPGEVGIAMAAIKEVHDTKIGDTITDAERPAAASLLGFRPVKPMVFAGLYPAESAQYDALREAVEKLRLNDSSFTYEPETSLALGFGFRCGFLGLLHMEIVQERLEREFGLSLITTAPTVAYRVVKRDGQALVIDSPAKLPPPLQVDRIEEPYIRSTVHLPVEFLGNVLALCEERRGLQREIRYPGETRVMLVYELPLAEIVMDFYDRLKSMTRGYASMDYEYLDFRPAELVKLDILINADVVDALSVIVHRDHAYVRGRELTQRLRELIPRQMFEVVIQAAIGAKVIARETVKALRKNVTAKCYGGDITRKRKLLERQKEGKKRMKQVGRVEIPQEAFLAVLKGGG, from the coding sequence TTGGACACCGCTCGCATCCGCAACTTCTCGATCATCGCGCACATCGACCACGGGAAGTCGACGCTGGCCGATCGTCTACTCGAGCAAACCGGCGCCGTATCGCCGCGCGAGATGGCCGAGCAGTTTCTCGACGACATGGAGCTCGAACGCGAGCGCGGCATCACGATCAAGGCACGGTCGGTCCGGCTCGCGTACCGGGCCCGCGACGGCCGGGACTACGTCCTCAACCTGATCGACACCCCCGGCCACGTCGATTTCTCCTACGAGGTGTCGCGGAGCCTTGCCGCCTGCGAGGGCGCGATCCTCGTGGTCGACGCCTCGCAGGGCGTGCAGGCGCAGACGGTCGCGAACGTCTACCTGGCGCTCGACCACGACCTCGCGATCGTGCCGGTGATCAACAAGATCGACCTGCCGAGCGCCGAGCCCGAGAAGGTGCGGCACCAGATCGAGGAGATCATCGGCCTCGACGCCTCCCGCGCGATCCTGGCGAGCGCCAAGGAGGGGGTGGGGACCGAGGACATCCTCGAGGCCATCGTGCGTGACATCCCACCACCCCGCGGCGCCGAGGACGCGCCCACCGCGGCGCTCATCTTCGACTCGTGGTTCGACCCCTACCACGGGGCGGTCGTGCTGGTGCGGGTCTTCGACGGCACGCTCCGCAAGGGCCAGCGCATTCGCATGATGTCCACGGGCAAGGAGTTTCTCGTGACGCGCGTCGGTGTGCTCGCGCCGCGCGCCGTCGAGGTACCGGAGCTCGGCCCGGGCGAGGTGGGCATCGCCATGGCCGCGATCAAGGAGGTGCACGACACGAAGATCGGCGACACCATCACCGATGCCGAGCGCCCGGCCGCCGCCTCGCTCCTGGGCTTCCGTCCGGTGAAGCCCATGGTGTTCGCCGGCCTCTACCCGGCGGAATCGGCGCAATACGACGCGCTCCGCGAGGCGGTCGAGAAGCTCCGCCTGAACGACTCCTCGTTCACCTACGAGCCGGAGACCTCACTCGCGCTCGGCTTCGGCTTCCGCTGCGGCTTCCTCGGGCTCCTGCACATGGAGATCGTCCAGGAGCGTCTCGAGCGCGAGTTCGGACTCTCGCTCATCACCACCGCGCCCACGGTCGCCTACCGGGTGGTCAAGCGCGACGGGCAGGCGCTCGTAATCGACAGCCCGGCGAAGCTGCCGCCGCCCCTCCAGGTCGACCGCATCGAGGAGCCATACATCCGATCGACGGTCCACCTGCCGGTCGAGTTCCTCGGCAACGTGCTCGCGCTGTGCGAGGAGCGGCGCGGCCTGCAGCGGGAGATCCGCTATCCGGGCGAGACGCGCGTGATGCTTGTCTACGAGCTGCCGCTGGCCGAGATCGTCATGGACTTCTACGATCGCCTCAAGTCGATGACCCGCGGCTACGCCTCGATGGACTACGAGTACCTGGACTTCCGCCCCGCGGAGCTCGTGAAGCTCGACATCCTCATCAACGCCGACGTGGTCGATGCGCTCTCCGTGATCGTCCACCGCGATCACGCCTACGTCCGCGGCCGCGAGCTGACGCAGCGGCTGCGCGAGCTGATTCCGCGCCAGATGTTCGAGGTGGTGATCCAGGCCGCCATCGGCGCCAAGGTGATCGCGCGGGAGACGGTGAAGGCGCTGCGCAAGAACGTGACCGCGAAGTGCTACGGGGGCGACATCACCCGCAAGCGGAAGCTCCTCGAGCGGCAGAAGGAGGGGAAGAAGCGGATGAAGCAGGTGGGCCGCGTCGAGATCCCGCAGGAAGCGTTCCTCGCGGTGCTCAAGGGTGGCGGCTGA
- a CDS encoding alpha/beta hydrolase: protein MPQPTSRTRCPAPICATAAMRSATGQVKDWKRGSHRRQPPATACHSSRIRSCSRAMGHVLLTIRRPVREMPATSLHRPTAHGTSRQVPFLSHAGVSLRYDRAGTGPPVLLVHGWTCNRTFWERQVQAFRDRFTLVTVDLRGHGESSHPRTGYTIGALAGDLEHLVRALGVPRLALVGWSMGGLVVLELARRLGERVSALGLVCTTPGGLDDPKNPGAAPDRAAEMRAAVARDFRAFTRQLAADFFKQGAESPLHPWAVAQMQKTPPHVASACLEGVLAADLRPHLRTLDVPTAVLHGRHDRLLPLAGGEAIAKGIRGARLVVFEESGHAPFLEEPDAFNTALGELLAR from the coding sequence ATGCCGCAGCCGACGTCGAGGACGCGCTGCCCGGCGCCGATCTGCGCGACCGCCGCCATGCGCAGCGCCACCGGCCAGGTGAAGGACTGGAAGAGGGGCTCCCATCGCCGCCAGCCGCCCGCGACCGCCTGCCACTCGTCACGGATCCGGTCGTGCTCCCGTGCCATGGGTCATGTCCTGCTTACCATCCGACGGCCGGTGCGGGAAATGCCGGCCACCTCCTTGCACCGCCCGACCGCGCACGGTACGAGCCGCCAGGTGCCGTTTCTCTCGCACGCCGGGGTCTCGCTCCGCTATGATCGGGCGGGCACCGGCCCGCCCGTGCTTCTCGTCCACGGGTGGACCTGCAACCGGACGTTCTGGGAGCGCCAGGTGCAGGCGTTCCGCGACCGCTTCACGCTGGTCACCGTCGACCTGCGCGGTCACGGCGAGTCCTCCCATCCCCGCACCGGCTACACGATCGGCGCGCTCGCGGGCGACCTCGAGCACCTCGTGCGCGCGCTCGGCGTGCCGCGCCTCGCGCTCGTCGGCTGGTCCATGGGCGGGCTCGTCGTCCTCGAGCTGGCCCGGCGGCTCGGCGAGCGCGTCAGCGCCCTCGGTCTCGTGTGCACCACCCCGGGGGGTCTCGACGACCCGAAGAACCCGGGCGCCGCGCCGGATCGTGCAGCCGAGATGCGGGCTGCCGTCGCCAGGGACTTCCGGGCCTTCACGCGGCAGCTCGCGGCCGACTTCTTCAAGCAGGGCGCCGAGTCGCCGCTCCATCCGTGGGCCGTCGCGCAGATGCAGAAGACCCCGCCGCACGTGGCCTCGGCCTGCCTCGAGGGCGTGCTCGCCGCCGACCTCCGCCCGCATCTCCGGACGCTCGACGTCCCGACGGCGGTGCTCCATGGCCGCCACGATCGACTACTGCCCCTCGCCGGCGGAGAAGCGATCGCCAAGGGCATCCGCGGGGCGCGGCTCGTGGTCTTCGAGGAGAGCGGCCATGCCCCGTTCCTCGAGGAGCCCGATGCCTTCAATACGGCGCTGGGTGAGCTGCTCGCGCGGTAG
- a CDS encoding UDP-glucose/GDP-mannose dehydrogenase family protein, producing MKLCVIGTGYVGLVAGTCFAESGNDVVCIDNVVDKIEGLRRGVVPIYEPGLAELIRRNVSEARLSFSTDLADAVRRSVVCFIAVGTPGDDDGSADLSGVMAVARDIGRAMDGYRVVVAKSTVPVGTSTRIREALASVTRHPFDVVSNPEFLKEGAAIEDFMKPDRVVIGSTSPRAIDVMRELYEPFVRTGNPILTMDNPSAEMTKYAANALLATRISFMNEIANLCERVGADVDQVRRGIGYDRRIGHHFLFPGVGYGGSCFPKDVKAVIRTAREQGLAFPVLAAVEAVNEEQKRRLVDKVIAHFGSTLRGRRFAVWGLAFKPRTDDMREAPSITVVEGLLGRGATVAVHDPEALGEARKQFGDRVSYHRVNYEALKDADALLIVTEWNEFRRPDFPRMKQLLRQPVIFDGRNLYEPEVMREHGFTYFPIGRASVRPA from the coding sequence ATGAAGCTCTGCGTCATCGGCACCGGCTACGTCGGGCTGGTCGCCGGTACCTGCTTCGCCGAGAGCGGCAACGACGTCGTCTGCATCGACAACGTCGTCGACAAGATCGAGGGGCTCCGCCGCGGCGTCGTGCCCATCTACGAGCCAGGCCTCGCCGAGCTGATCCGCCGCAACGTGAGCGAGGCCCGGCTGTCGTTCTCGACCGACCTGGCGGACGCGGTGCGGCGGAGCGTCGTCTGCTTCATCGCCGTCGGCACACCCGGCGACGACGACGGCAGCGCCGACCTGAGCGGCGTCATGGCCGTGGCGCGCGACATCGGGCGCGCGATGGACGGCTACCGGGTGGTCGTCGCCAAGAGCACCGTTCCGGTCGGCACCTCGACGCGCATCCGCGAGGCGCTCGCCTCGGTCACCAGGCACCCCTTCGACGTCGTCTCCAACCCGGAGTTCTTGAAGGAGGGCGCCGCGATCGAGGACTTCATGAAGCCCGATCGTGTGGTCATCGGCAGCACGAGCCCGCGCGCGATCGACGTCATGCGCGAGCTCTACGAGCCGTTCGTCCGCACGGGAAACCCGATCCTCACCATGGACAACCCGAGCGCCGAGATGACCAAGTACGCCGCGAACGCGCTGCTCGCGACGCGCATCTCGTTCATGAACGAGATCGCGAACCTCTGCGAGCGGGTCGGCGCGGACGTCGACCAGGTGCGGCGCGGGATCGGCTACGACCGCCGGATCGGCCACCACTTCCTCTTCCCGGGCGTGGGCTACGGCGGCTCCTGCTTTCCGAAGGACGTGAAGGCGGTCATCCGCACCGCGCGCGAGCAGGGCCTGGCCTTCCCGGTGCTGGCGGCCGTGGAAGCGGTGAACGAGGAGCAGAAGCGGCGCCTGGTGGACAAGGTGATCGCCCACTTCGGGTCCACCCTGCGGGGCCGGCGCTTCGCCGTCTGGGGGCTCGCCTTCAAGCCCCGCACCGACGACATGCGCGAGGCGCCGTCGATCACCGTCGTCGAGGGGCTGCTCGGGCGCGGCGCCACGGTGGCGGTGCACGACCCCGAGGCCCTCGGCGAGGCGCGGAAGCAGTTCGGCGACCGCGTCTCCTACCACCGGGTGAACTACGAAGCGCTCAAGGACGCGGACGCGCTGCTCATCGTCACCGAGTGGAACGAGTTCCGCCGCCCCGACTTCCCGCGCATGAAGCAGCTCCTGCGCCAGCCGGTCATCTTCGACGGGCGGAACCTGTACGAGCCGGAGGTCATGCGGGAGCACGGCTTCACGTACTTTCCGATCGGGCGCGCCTCGGTGCGCCCGGCCTGA
- a CDS encoding SDR family oxidoreductase, producing MARILITGGAGFIGSHLCERFLEEGDDVICMDNFRTSTPDNIAHLFANRRFMFIEQDVTTYIYVKGPLDAILHFASPASPVDYHELPIPTLKVGSLGTHKALGLAKEKNARFLLASTSEVYGDPLVHPQNEEYWGNVNPIGPRGVYDEAKRFAEALTMAYHRAHGVETRIVRIFNTHGPRMRLNDGRVVPNFISQALGGEPLTVYGDGSQTRSFCYVSDLVEGMVRLLRSDYTGPVNCGNPQEVTILEFARTIIRLSGSKSPIVFRPLPEDDPKVRQPDIARARKLLGWEPRVGLEEGLRRTIAFFGDKLRRPA from the coding sequence ATGGCGCGCATCCTGATCACCGGCGGCGCCGGCTTCATCGGCTCCCATCTCTGCGAGCGCTTCCTCGAAGAGGGCGACGACGTCATCTGCATGGACAACTTCCGCACCAGCACGCCGGACAACATCGCGCACCTCTTTGCCAACCGGCGCTTCATGTTCATCGAGCAGGACGTGACCACCTACATCTACGTCAAGGGTCCGCTCGACGCGATTCTCCACTTCGCCTCGCCCGCGAGCCCCGTCGACTACCACGAGCTGCCCATCCCGACCCTGAAGGTGGGCTCCCTCGGGACCCACAAGGCGCTCGGGCTGGCCAAGGAGAAGAACGCCCGCTTCCTGCTGGCGTCCACCTCGGAGGTGTACGGCGACCCGCTCGTCCACCCGCAGAACGAGGAGTACTGGGGCAACGTCAACCCGATCGGACCGCGCGGCGTCTACGACGAGGCCAAGCGCTTCGCCGAGGCGCTCACCATGGCCTACCACCGCGCGCACGGCGTCGAGACGCGGATCGTTCGCATCTTCAACACGCACGGGCCGCGCATGCGGCTGAACGACGGCCGCGTGGTGCCGAACTTCATCTCGCAGGCGCTCGGCGGCGAGCCGCTGACGGTGTACGGTGACGGCTCGCAGACGCGGAGCTTCTGCTACGTCTCCGACCTGGTCGAGGGCATGGTCCGCCTGCTCCGCTCCGACTACACCGGGCCGGTCAACTGCGGGAACCCCCAGGAGGTGACGATCCTCGAGTTCGCCCGGACGATCATCCGCCTGTCCGGAAGCAAGAGCCCGATCGTCTTCCGGCCCCTGCCCGAGGACGACCCGAAGGTCCGCCAGCCCGACATCGCGCGGGCCCGGAAGCTCCTCGGCTGGGAGCCGCGCGTCGGCCTCGAGGAGGGGCTCCGGCGGACCATCGCGTTTTTCGGCGACAAGCTCCGCCGGCCGGCATGA
- a CDS encoding sugar kinase, producing the protein MSAVAVVGSVAFDDIETPAGRAEHVLGGSATHFAVAASYFAPVHLIAVVGDDFPAAERDYLAARGIDLSGLEVRRGRTFRWSGRYHEDLNVRDTLALELNVFADFRPAVAAAVRRAPYVFLANIDPALQQGVLAQFERPALVACDTMNHWIESAREPLEALLPRIDLLVVNDEEARLLSGERNVARAARRILARGPRSVLIKRGEYGAILFSPESVFAVPAFPLEEVFDPTGAGDTFAGGMIGYLAATGDRSDGGLRRAIVYGSVLASYVVEDFGGRRLRALSRDDVEQRYRQFVALTEF; encoded by the coding sequence GTGAGCGCCGTCGCGGTCGTTGGCTCGGTCGCGTTCGACGACATCGAGACCCCGGCGGGGCGGGCGGAGCACGTGCTCGGCGGGTCGGCGACCCACTTCGCGGTCGCGGCCAGCTACTTCGCCCCGGTCCACCTGATCGCGGTGGTGGGCGACGACTTCCCGGCCGCCGAGCGCGACTACCTCGCCGCGCGCGGCATTGACCTCTCCGGGCTCGAGGTGCGGCGGGGGCGGACGTTTCGCTGGAGCGGCCGCTATCACGAGGACCTGAACGTCCGCGACACGCTGGCGCTCGAGCTGAACGTGTTCGCCGATTTTCGCCCGGCTGTTGCCGCGGCCGTCCGCCGCGCGCCGTACGTGTTCCTCGCGAACATCGATCCGGCCCTCCAGCAGGGCGTGCTCGCGCAGTTCGAGCGGCCCGCGCTGGTCGCCTGCGACACGATGAACCACTGGATCGAAAGCGCCCGCGAGCCGCTCGAGGCGCTGCTGCCGCGCATCGACCTGCTGGTGGTGAACGACGAGGAGGCGCGGCTCCTCTCCGGCGAGCGCAACGTCGCACGCGCCGCGCGCCGCATCCTCGCCCGCGGCCCGCGCTCCGTCCTCATCAAGCGCGGCGAATACGGGGCGATCCTCTTCTCCCCCGAGTCGGTCTTCGCCGTGCCCGCGTTCCCGCTCGAGGAGGTCTTCGACCCGACCGGCGCGGGCGACACCTTCGCGGGCGGGATGATCGGCTACCTGGCGGCCACCGGGGACCGATCCGACGGCGGGCTCCGGCGCGCCATCGTCTACGGCAGCGTGCTCGCCTCCTACGTGGTCGAGGACTTCGGCGGACGCCGGCTCCGCGCGCTCAGCCGCGACGACGTCGAGCAGCGGTATCGACAGTTCGTCGCGCTCACCGAGTTTTGA
- a CDS encoding methyltransferase domain-containing protein, which produces MAREHDRIRDEWQAVAGGWRRWEPLFQSFTWPVALRMAAVAQIGAGQRVLDVGCGIGDPTLQVAVLVGPHGRVLGIDLVEEMLATGRERAAALGLAHVEFRAADIATLDVPAASFDAVLARWSLIYLDAVSGALARLRRALGAGGRIAVTAWAPPADNPWIAIPMEELARVLPVPPPDPAAPGLFYLSADGALAEALRAAGFRNVAQERVQLSQFAREVSEFWAMLADMAGPLAPLVAGLAGPERERVMRSVSERLGRFRSGDVFRIPAQAQLAWGEL; this is translated from the coding sequence ATGGCACGGGAGCACGACCGGATCCGTGACGAGTGGCAGGCGGTCGCGGGCGGCTGGCGGCGATGGGAGCCCCTCTTCCAGTCCTTCACCTGGCCGGTGGCGCTGCGCATGGCGGCGGTCGCGCAGATCGGCGCCGGGCAGCGCGTCCTCGACGTCGGCTGCGGCATCGGTGACCCGACCCTCCAGGTGGCCGTGCTCGTCGGCCCGCACGGGCGCGTGCTCGGCATCGACCTGGTCGAGGAGATGCTGGCGACGGGCCGCGAGCGGGCGGCGGCGCTCGGCCTCGCCCACGTGGAGTTCCGCGCCGCCGACATCGCGACGCTCGACGTCCCCGCGGCGAGCTTCGACGCCGTGCTCGCCCGCTGGAGTCTCATCTACCTGGACGCTGTCTCGGGTGCCCTCGCCCGTCTGCGCCGGGCCCTCGGGGCCGGGGGCCGGATCGCCGTGACCGCCTGGGCGCCGCCCGCGGACAACCCGTGGATCGCGATCCCGATGGAGGAGCTCGCGCGGGTGCTGCCCGTTCCGCCTCCGGACCCCGCCGCGCCGGGGCTGTTCTACCTGTCGGCCGACGGCGCGCTCGCCGAGGCGCTGCGCGCGGCGGGCTTCCGTAACGTCGCCCAGGAGCGCGTGCAGCTCTCGCAGTTCGCCCGCGAGGTGAGCGAGTTCTGGGCGATGCTGGCCGACATGGCCGGGCCGCTGGCCCCGCTGGTCGCCGGCCTCGCCGGTCCCGAGCGCGAGCGGGTCATGCGCTCGGTGAGCGAGCGGCTCGGGCGTTTCCGGAGCGGCGACGTCTTCCGCATCCCCGCGCAGGCGCAGCTCGCCTGGGGCGAGCTCTAG
- a CDS encoding NAD-dependent epimerase/dehydratase family protein: MKILVTGGAGFIGSHVVDACVAAGHDVIVVDDLSTGRRENLNPRARFHQLDIGDPRTAELVRDEKPEVLNHHAAQMDVRRSVADPLFDARVNILGTIHLLEAARHAGVKRLVFVSSGGAVYGEQETFPAPETHPTNPVSPYGVSKRAGELYAFFFQAEYRLPFVALRYANVYGPRQDPHGEAGVVAIFTGRMLGDEPVVVNGDGRQTRDYLYVGDVARANLLALETRATGPFNIGTGVETDVNALASLLLAAAGSRSQVRHGPPKSGEQRRSVIDCRRAAELLGWRPEVSLAEGLGRTVAWFRERAGAG, from the coding sequence ATGAAGATCCTGGTGACCGGCGGCGCGGGCTTCATCGGCTCGCACGTGGTCGACGCCTGCGTGGCCGCGGGCCACGACGTGATCGTGGTCGACGACCTGTCGACCGGCCGCCGCGAGAATTTGAACCCGCGCGCGCGGTTCCACCAGCTCGACATCGGCGACCCGCGCACGGCCGAGCTCGTGCGCGACGAGAAGCCCGAGGTGCTCAACCATCACGCGGCCCAGATGGACGTCCGCCGCTCGGTCGCCGACCCGTTGTTCGATGCACGCGTCAACATCCTCGGCACGATCCATCTCCTGGAAGCGGCGCGCCACGCCGGGGTGAAGCGGCTGGTCTTCGTCTCCTCGGGCGGCGCCGTCTACGGCGAGCAGGAGACCTTCCCGGCGCCCGAGACCCACCCGACAAATCCCGTGAGCCCCTACGGCGTCAGCAAGCGGGCTGGCGAGCTGTACGCCTTCTTCTTCCAGGCGGAGTACCGGCTCCCGTTCGTCGCGCTCCGCTACGCCAACGTCTACGGGCCCCGCCAGGATCCGCACGGGGAGGCGGGCGTGGTCGCGATCTTCACGGGCCGGATGCTCGGCGACGAGCCGGTGGTCGTGAACGGCGACGGGCGGCAGACGCGCGACTACCTCTACGTGGGCGACGTCGCGCGCGCCAACCTCCTCGCGCTCGAAACGCGCGCCACCGGGCCGTTCAACATCGGCACCGGTGTCGAGACCGACGTCAACGCGCTGGCGAGCCTGCTCCTGGCGGCGGCGGGCAGCCGCTCGCAGGTCCGCCACGGGCCGCCCAAGTCGGGCGAGCAGCGGCGGAGCGTGATCGACTGCCGCCGCGCGGCGGAGCTCCTCGGCTGGCGGCCGGAGGTCTCGCTCGCCGAGGGTCTCGGGCGCACCGTCGCATGGTTCCGCGAGCGCGCCGGAGCGGGTTGA
- the lepB gene encoding signal peptidase I: MAKLEPRSAADAVPGPVPRQKSTAREYAEALGVALLLALLIRMFVVQAFKIPSGSMLPTLQIGDHILVNKFIYGARMEIPLTQVSLGQLPGLHAPKPGDVIVFIWPKDRSKDFIKRVIAVGGETVEVRSKQVYINGKLRDDPHATYAPPRGGPGSGENYGPYTVPTGTVFVMGDNRDQSYDSRFWGTVPLSDIKGKALIIYWSWDGPDRWVRWERIGRLVY, translated from the coding sequence ATGGCTAAGCTCGAGCCCCGGAGCGCCGCCGACGCGGTGCCCGGGCCGGTCCCGAGGCAGAAGTCGACGGCCCGCGAGTACGCGGAGGCCCTCGGCGTCGCCCTCCTGCTCGCACTCCTCATCCGAATGTTCGTGGTGCAGGCGTTCAAGATCCCGTCGGGCTCGATGCTCCCGACGCTGCAGATCGGCGACCACATCCTGGTGAACAAGTTCATTTACGGGGCGCGGATGGAGATCCCGCTCACGCAGGTCTCGCTCGGTCAGCTCCCGGGGCTGCACGCGCCCAAGCCGGGTGATGTCATCGTCTTCATCTGGCCGAAGGACCGTTCCAAGGATTTCATCAAGCGCGTCATCGCCGTCGGCGGCGAGACCGTCGAGGTCCGCAGCAAGCAGGTCTACATCAACGGGAAGCTGCGGGACGATCCGCACGCCACCTACGCGCCGCCGCGCGGGGGCCCCGGGAGCGGGGAGAACTACGGCCCGTACACGGTGCCCACCGGCACGGTGTTCGTGATGGGCGACAACCGCGACCAGAGCTACGACTCTCGCTTCTGGGGCACCGTGCCGCTCTCCGACATCAAGGGCAAGGCGCTCATCATCTACTGGTCGTGGGACGGGCCCGACCGCTGGGTGCGCTGGGAGCGCATCGGGCGGCTGGTGTACTGA
- a CDS encoding glycosyltransferase family 2 protein gives MSSTAPALSVVIPLYNEAESLEPLIAELGPVLDSLGRPAEIVAVDDGSSDGSFERLVGLVAREPRLRVVRLARNYGQTAALAAGIEHARGGIIVSIDADLQNDPRDIPRLLAALDGDVDVVNGWRRPRRDPWLRRRLPSALANRLISLVTGTALHDYGCTLRAMRAPVAKELQLYGELHRFIPALAADLGARLVEIPVHHRPRRAGRSKYGLSRTLHVLLDLLTVKFLSGFSTRPIQLFGLFGLVCAATGLALTAELGFERLVLGVRLANRPVVLLAILMVVVGIQFVSIGLLGEMLVRTYHESQAKPIYRVREVVELTSQEGVGMRGRP, from the coding sequence TTGAGCTCCACGGCGCCCGCGCTCTCGGTCGTCATCCCGCTCTACAACGAGGCGGAGAGCCTGGAGCCGCTCATCGCCGAGCTCGGCCCGGTGCTCGATTCGCTCGGCCGCCCGGCGGAGATCGTCGCGGTCGACGACGGGAGCAGCGACGGGAGCTTCGAGCGCCTCGTCGGGCTCGTCGCGCGCGAGCCGCGGCTCCGCGTCGTCCGCCTGGCGCGCAACTACGGCCAGACCGCCGCCCTCGCCGCCGGCATCGAGCACGCGCGCGGCGGGATCATCGTCTCGATCGACGCCGACCTGCAGAACGATCCGCGCGACATCCCGCGGCTCCTGGCCGCGCTCGACGGCGACGTGGACGTGGTGAACGGGTGGCGGAGGCCGCGGCGCGACCCGTGGCTCCGCCGCCGCCTCCCGTCCGCGCTGGCGAACCGGCTGATCTCCCTGGTCACCGGCACGGCGCTGCACGACTACGGCTGCACGCTGCGCGCCATGCGAGCGCCGGTGGCGAAGGAGCTGCAGCTCTATGGCGAGCTCCACCGCTTCATTCCCGCGCTGGCGGCGGACCTGGGCGCGCGCCTCGTCGAGATCCCCGTGCACCATCGGCCGCGGCGGGCCGGGCGCTCCAAGTACGGGCTCTCGCGCACGCTGCACGTGCTGCTCGACCTCCTGACCGTCAAGTTCCTCTCTGGCTTCTCGACGCGCCCGATCCAGCTCTTCGGGCTGTTCGGCCTGGTGTGCGCCGCCACCGGGCTCGCGCTCACCGCCGAGCTCGGCTTCGAGCGCCTCGTGCTCGGCGTCCGGCTGGCCAACCGCCCCGTCGTCCTCCTCGCGATCCTCATGGTCGTCGTGGGGATCCAGTTCGTGTCGATCGGGCTCCTCGGCGAGATGCTGGTGCGCACGTACCACGAGTCGCAGGCGAAGCCGATTTATCGGGTAAGAGAGGTCGTTGAATTGACTTCCCAGGAGGGCGTCGGTATGCGTGGCCGTCCATGA